A genomic region of Miscanthus floridulus cultivar M001 unplaced genomic scaffold, ASM1932011v1 fs_776_3_4, whole genome shotgun sequence contains the following coding sequences:
- the LOC136533056 gene encoding histone H2B.5-like, whose amino-acid sequence MAPKAEKKPAAKKPAEEEPAAPAEKAPAGKKPKAEKRLPAGKSAGKEGGEKKGRKKGKKSVETYKIYIFKVLKQVHPDIGISSKAMSIMNSFINDIFEKLAGEAAKLARYNKKPTITSREIQTSVRLVLPGELAKHAVSEGTKAVTKFTSS is encoded by the coding sequence ATGGCGCCCAAGGCGGAGAAGAAGCCGGCGGCGAAGAAGCCCGCGGAGGAGGAGCCCGCGGCCCCGGCGGAGAAGGCCCCCGCGGGAAAGAAACCCAAGGCGGAGAAGCGGCTCCCGGCGGGCAAGTCCGCCGGCAAGGAGGGTGGCGAGAAGAAGGGTCGGAAGAAGGGCAAGAAGAGCGTGGAGACGTACAAGATCTACATCTTCAAGGTGCTGAAGCAGGTGCACCCGGACATCGGCATCTCCTCCAAGGCCATGTCCATCATGAACTCGTTCATCAACGACATCTTCGAGAAACTCGCCGGCGAGGCCGCCAAGCTCGCCCGCTACAACAAGAAGCCCACCATCACCTCCCGGGAGATCCAGACCTCCGTCCGCCTCGTTCTCCCCGGGGAGCTCGCCAAGCACGCCGTATCCGAGGGCACCAAGGCCGTCACCAAGTTCACCTCGTCTTAG